From the genome of Nicotiana tabacum cultivar K326 chromosome 2, ASM71507v2, whole genome shotgun sequence:
gagagtcctactctaggtacaattTCATAAAAGGTAAAACCCGCGCCGAGTGATTCTCCCCCAAACTTCTTCCTTCTCTGTGCGTGGGTTAGCCCTTTTTCTTGTCCCACCTGGCggttaaaataaaaagaaagaattcGTCTTCCGTTTAACTAATCACGGCCTCCTGTTAATCATGTTCGGTCGCCTGATAATGCTCTTTGAAGTCTTCCAAGAATTAGATTGATATCGGGGTCACGACCCCGATATTCCCGAGGGCGGGCGTCGTGCCTTCGAAACCTGTCTCGATGAGTCCCTTACCTCGATTCAGGCTCCTTGTCATCACGTCCCTTACTCGATTTATTTTATCGGAGACCGGGCCGTCTTATGAGTccggtttcacccgtatacaatttcttttaaagttgtagtagtctcttgatactaccaagttgtaatattatagagATATTATATTGCTCCGCTCGGATATTATATTTTACCCGTTAAAAGatttggtgtcgttgttactctcttaTGTTATTGTTATTTATCGTGGATATTATTTCTATACGGGATATTATTTTTTTCCCAACAACTTCCAGCAGCAAGAAGTAAAAACCTGCAGTCAAGGATGTTAAGAACAATcgttggaacttgaaagggaaaCGATGTTGGCACAAGTACCTCACTCTGACATGAAAACTGGTGTACTATAGGGCGCACTAAGCAGCTGCTTTTGTACTTAAATTTTGATACACAGGTCTCACTCCTAGTCTACTGTGAGCAGGAttgttgaaaaatgaaaatggagaGTGGAAACGCCCTCTAAGGAAGAGGGGCACTGCTGAAGTAACAATTCTGATTGCATCTATGAACATCCGGCCGATGCCGTTCACTACCTTATTAAATTGGTCCCTTGTTCATACATCTTTGCTTGTGGAATTTTTCTATTAGTACTTctgcatatgaatgttgtttactAGTTATCTACTTTATGTTCTTGTAATTATAATGTTTCGGCAGCTCAAATGCTCTTCCGCATTCTGTAAAATTGCTAGTTGATCCCTTCTTCATGGATGCCTTTTTGTTGGGTCCAACACACTAATAAGAATTTTACACGTTAGTTATTGTTTCTGTGTAAATGTATACACTTCCAAAGTTTGAAGAAATGAAATCATTTGAAGTGAACGTTTAAGACAAGTGGCAAAAGTCTTCAAGGTGAAGAACATTGTTCACAGTTCTTTTGAACTGTTTCAAGGTAACCGAAAAGAATAACACATTAACTTAATAAACAAAAATTAGCCGGAACAAAAAAGGAGATAAACACACTCAAGAAATTTCAAAGCGAGCCATTGAATTTTTGttcttgttcaacattttggAAGATCTGAAGGTGGAGGAGGCAGCTTTTGACTCGGTAATGGCCCATCTAACACGATCCAAGCCATTCTCAGTCCCCAGCTTGTGTGCACATCAAAATGGCAATGCATGAACCATACTCCTGTTTCATACTTGCACTTTAAGATAATCATTTCTATAGAAGAATTATTGTTATAGTACTTGTTAAGGATAAAGTTCTTACCTGGATTATCTGCGAAGAATCTAAAAGCAATCCATCCACCAGCGGGGACACCAACCGTGTTCCTCTCTATAGGGTCCTTGAGATTAAAGTTGGCAGGGTCTTTGTTAGGATCAAAGTTGCCAAACCCTTCACCAACGACAAAGAAATTGTAACCGTGGAGGTGAAGGGGGTGATTTTCAGCGCCAAGAATGTTAGTGTCCTGTAGCACAACCTCAACGCTCGAATTAAATGGCAAGACAACAGTCTTTGTTGCGTTGGTTACTAAAGTGTTGTTTGGTGACGTTCCTGTATAGTTGAATGGATTTAGAGGGTTGGTTGGAAAATCTGTGGTGTAAACTCCGTTTGATTGTCCAAAGAAGTGAGATTGCAGAAGTGCTGTTGTTGGAAGAGCAAAAGATACATTATTTACTGATGCTGCAAATTTTGTGCCATTAGGTCCTTGACATGTCGTGTTTTTGGGGCATGGGCTCGAACCAAGTCCTACTGTAAACAGAAAACGCTTGTCAACAGTTTGTGGAACGTTTGCTGGGAACCGAGCGCTGGCTAAGCTGCGGAATTTCTTGGTGAAATTGGCAACAAAACCTGTTGCAGTTATATTTGGTAGAGTTGGTTTAAAGagcttgattttatttttgttggtGGGAGAACCATTTAAGGGGGGTTTATATTCTAGAATTCCGGCAGCAGTGGAGTTGTCAAAAGTTCCTTGGCCAGTGAAATATGGCTGAGCCGCCATTAGGAAGGTGGCGTTTGGGTAATATGGCTTTGTTCTAAGAAGAACATTGGTGGTTTGGCCAGGGGTAATAAAGACTACATTTGTGTTAAATGGTTTGGAGTAAACAGcgtctgcttcaacaatggtgaGGGTATGATTGGCAATGCTGAAGAACATTTCATCATTCAGTGCAGCGTTGATCAAACGTAGCATGTATGTCTTTCCCGGCTTCACCTTCAGCTTGAATGTATCTGAAGAAAAATTATAGGAAACATGATACATTAAATATACTTTACTTCAAAAGCGACATTAGCCTCTCTATCTTCataagataggggtaaggtctgcgtacacattaccttccccagacctcacttttgagattacactgagtttgttgttgttgttcaaaaGCTACATTAGTAATATCCTAATTAACATAGTACTGGATTGTTGCATGCTCTAATTTGTATTGAGATTTTTAAACCTCAATCACTATATTCTTAAACTTTGCATGTAAACAATGTTATTATCATTAACCTTAAGTGCTGAGAAAGTAATGTGAGTTGTGTAATAATAATGCACTTCTAAATACAAATGGCTATAATGATGATTCTTTATAATGAAAACATTGTGTTTGTCATTATTATAGCCATTGATTATATATACCTTTAGAGGAGCAATTATACAAGGGCCCTGGGAAACCATTGATGGTATATGCATCTGAAACATTTGGACCACCTCCTGTCTGAAGAGCCTGGTTAATTACAGCCTCAGGATCTACATTCCACCATTCCCCTGAAAAACAACAGATAATTACTATATACTTGTGTCTAGTAATGTAAAAATTTTGACTATGAAAAGGAATTAACAAAGTGGTTCTGGTTTATGATACAAACCAAATAAGATTGGAATTTCCTTATAAGGTTTCTTAAATGGATAGGACTCGTTGTGCTGTGGCAGAATGATAATAGGTCCATAAACTGTTGCTCTGAGCCATGAAATATGAGCATGCCAGAACAGAGTTCCTCTCTGACCGATGATCGTGAAGTTATACGTGTAACTCTGGTTAGTTTGTATCGGACATTGTGTTACATATGCTGGTCCATCTGCCCATCCGCTTGTAAGTTGCCTAATTCCATGCCTGCATATAATGAAACATTACATTCAGCAATTTTTCTGAATGCATGTTAGTGTTtgaattaacttctttttttgaTAACTGTGGTGTCTGGTCCAGCTTGCGCACACCTCGATTAATTCCACTAGGTACCAACCTGCTAACTCTCCCACGAGCACAGGTAATTTTATCTACCAAGGCTTAGACATAAATGAAGAAATCACTTAGTGTTTTCGATACTGTTTTTTTCATGGTTTCTAAGTTTCTTACCAGTGAATAGAGATATTGTTGGATACATGGTTAACCACCTTAACGATCACTCGATCACCTTCTCTTGCAACGAGACGAGGGCCAGGAAAACGTCCATTCACGCTAACTATGCTCTTCGTGGTGCATAATCGTGTTACATTATGCTGCACAATCTGTAGGATtaaacatgaaacaaaaatgtATTTAGCTTCAATGACATTAGAGACAATCAGAAGAAGTAAAGGTAAATTAAGTCATATGACCACTTTTTTCGTTGGAAGTTTTGCATACATTGAATGTATAGTGCCTTGTCGTGCAAAATGCAGACTGAGGCAATAGCCAAAAAATGGAAATTCCAAAGAGCAAAGATGCTGCCATAGAAGTGGAACAAGAATGATAACAGTAGCCCATGTCTTGGTTATTTTTGTGTAGGATATTAATTATCATATCTAAGGGGACTATATATAGGGACATGATTAGGTAATAGTACCTTTGGAATTATGAATAGGATGAGAGAACTCAAGTGGTTTGAATGAAAGAAAGGTTTCATTTTCGTTTTGCTGTTGGTCGACCTTAATTTTAGAGTGttaataaagtaagaaaattcTCATCTAAATGTTCAATCTAATCTTTATTACCAAGGGGAATCGATCCTAATATCAACTTATCTTAATCGGCGTTTACGATTAGTTTAATCatgcttaaaattaaaattacagACAAACAAATGTCCCTGTTGTTGTAGTTAAAATGTTCAATCTTTTCTAACCCCCCCTTTGTTTTGTTTTACTATTATTCTGTGGTTGGACTGTTATGATCCTTATACAGAGGAATGAGCCAGTTAAACtaagtttttatgttgtttgttttagttttcACCCAGGATAAAGTACGTATAATTAGCGTGAATATTAAAACATCTTGTCAAAACTATTTTCTCTAAATCAACGACCAAATCATGCTcggtaaaaatatatatacttgaacATCATTCTGTTGATTCcgcttattatttatttaatacaTGCTAGGGTCAAACTTAACATGAATTCCTTTATACTCAGTCAACCACAATTagttttgctttattttatttttgttgttattttccAATGAAGAATCAAAGTCATAAACCATATTCAACTattccctccgttccaatttatgtgaacctgtttgactgtacacggagtttaagaaaaaatgaagacttttggtaTTTGTGCTCCTGAACAAGTCAAAAAGTGGTccagaatatttgtgtggttataaaagtttctcattaatgGTAGAATTGAAATATTAAGCTAAATCATTTTCAAATTTACaaagggatcattctttttggaacggacaaaaaaaaaaagtttacatAAAttggaccaaaaaggaaataagttcacataaactggaacggagcgAGTATGATTACAGGAGAAGTATGATGTATGCATATAGAGCCGACTCATTTAATATTCTAATAGTAATTTCTATTAACCATGCATCTATGATAATTAAAGTTGAACGTCACTCTAAAGCAATCATATAGTGTTAGTCGACGAGATTATCATCTCAAACCCCTTCTCCTAATAAATTAACCTTCACGGTTAACAAACTTGGGTTTCGATCTTTCCTTAGTCTTAACTTCTCTGTGTTAGGATCAAAATAATCAGGTGTCACGTAGAAGTTGACAAAGCAAATTTTGAATGACAGTAAATCAcataacaaaagagaaatataccaaaagaaacacaaaaatttAACGTTGTTCGGTCAATTAACCTACGTCCACATGCAGAGATGAACACTCCAATATataaaaaagagtacaaaatattgagaaaacaacctcacaaacaaacaaacacaagTTGCAGACTAGCACTTGTCCCGAAATTCTCCTCCTAAATAAAACTCTCAAACCCCTTAGGGACTACATTGTGGATACTAATAAATGAGAAGAAATGATCCTCAATT
Proteins encoded in this window:
- the LOC107791207 gene encoding laccase-17-like, which encodes MIINILHKNNQDMGYCYHSCSTSMAASLLFGISIFWLLPQSAFCTTRHYTFNIVQHNVTRLCTTKSIVSVNGRFPGPRLVAREGDRVIVKVVNHVSNNISIHWHGIRQLTSGWADGPAYVTQCPIQTNQSYTYNFTIIGQRGTLFWHAHISWLRATVYGPIIILPQHNESYPFKKPYKEIPILFGEWWNVDPEAVINQALQTGGGPNVSDAYTINGFPGPLYNCSSKDTFKLKVKPGKTYMLRLINAALNDEMFFSIANHTLTIVEADAVYSKPFNTNVVFITPGQTTNVLLRTKPYYPNATFLMAAQPYFTGQGTFDNSTAAGILEYKPPLNGSPTNKNKIKLFKPTLPNITATGFVANFTKKFRSLASARFPANVPQTVDKRFLFTVGLGSSPCPKNTTCQGPNGTKFAASVNNVSFALPTTALLQSHFFGQSNGVYTTDFPTNPLNPFNYTGTSPNNTLVTNATKTVVLPFNSSVEVVLQDTNILGAENHPLHLHGYNFFVVGEGFGNFDPNKDPANFNLKDPIERNTVGVPAGGWIAFRFFADNPGVWFMHCHFDVHTSWGLRMAWIVLDGPLPSQKLPPPPSDLPKC